A window of the Hordeum vulgare subsp. vulgare chromosome 5H, MorexV3_pseudomolecules_assembly, whole genome shotgun sequence genome harbors these coding sequences:
- the LOC123398320 gene encoding hydroxycinnamoyltransferase 4-like: protein MAIQVVTSELVAPSEATPRRALWLSNLDLGARNGYSPTVYFFRAPHRVDDKNESFFSAGVLRAALARALVPFHPFAGRLGAGRDGRAEIDCNAEGALFVVARSEARLDEFEGFTPSKAMRDMFVPPYDNAGAGAPLLMLQVTFFRCGGVALGTAMHHFVIDGRSAFHFIQTWASIARGDDSATLPPSLDRTPLRARSPPAVHFDHSREYRLTAAASTDPPASGCVKPLSEYASAILRVTGAQTAALRARAGAPCVSTFRALVAHVWRCACAARSLAPDAESRLYTMIDMRARLSPPLPDAYFGNAVVRTSVSARVGDLLSGPLGFGARRLRAATGQGDEYARSVVDYLETADMGALPRSGLPGTDLRVISWMGMPSHEADFGWGEPAFLAPALMFYPGFVYLMSCPGKGGDVAVAVSLEPDRMARFKELFFEEMAAME from the exons ATGGCCATCCAAGTCGTGACGTCCGAGCTGGTCGCCCCGAGCGAGGCCACCCCGCGGCGCGCGCTCTGGCTATCCAACCTCGACCTCGGCGCCAGGAACGGCTACTCCCCGACGGTCTACTTCTTCCGAGCGCCCCATCGCGTCGACGACAAGAACGAGTCCTTCTTCTCGGCCGGCGTCCTCAGGGCGGCGCTGGCCAGGGCGCTAGTCCCGTTCCACCCCTTCGCCGGCCGCCTCGGCGCAGGCCGCGACGGCCGGGCAGAGATCGACTGCAACGCCGAGGGCGCACTCTTCGTCGTCGCGCGGTCCGAGGCCAGGCTCGACGAGTTCGAGGGCTTCACGCCGTCCAAGGCGATGCGCGACATGTTCGTGCCGCCGTATGacaacgccggcgccggcgccccgTTGCTCATGCTTCAG GTCACCTTCTTCCGGTGCGGTGGCGTGGCGCTCGGCACGGCCATGCACCACTTCGTCATCGACGGCCGCAGCGCCTTCCACTTCATCCAGACGTGGGCCAGCATCGCCCGCGGGGATGACAGTGCCACCCTGCCCCCGTCCCTCGACCGCACCCCGCTGCGAGCGCGCTCCCCGCCGGCCGTCCACTTTGACCACAGCCGCGAGTACCGCCTCACCGCCGCCGCATCAACCGATCCTCCTGCCTCTGGCTGTGTCAAGCCGTTGTCGGAATACGCCAGCGCCATCCTCCGAGTGACCGGCGCACAGACCGCCGCGCTCCGGGCGCGCGCGGGCGCGCCCTGCGTGTCGACGTTCCGCGCGCTGGTGGCCCACGTGTGGCGCTGCGCGTGCGCGGCGCGCTCCCTGGCCCCCGACGCCGAGTCCCGCCTGTACACCATGATCGACATGCGCGCCCGCCTCTCCCCGCCGCTCCCGGACGCCTACTTCGGCAACGCGGTGGTGCGCACGTCAGTGTCCGCGAGGGTCGGCGACCTGCTGTCCGGCCCGCTCGGGTTCGGGGCGCGGCGGCTCCGCGCGGCGACGGGGCAGGGCGACGAGTACGCGCGGTCGGTGGTGGACTACCTGGAGACGGCGGACATGGGGGCGCTGCCGAGGAGCGGTCTGCCGGGGACGGATCTGCGGGTGATCAGCTGGATGGGAATGCCGTCGCACGAGGCCGACTTCGGGTGGGGCGAGCCGGCGTTCCTGGCGCCGGCGCTCATGTTCTACCCGGGGTTCGTGTACCTGATGAGCTGCCCGGGCAAGGGCGGCGACGTGGCGGTGGCCGTGTCGCTGGAGCCGGATCGCATGGCGAGGTTCAAGGAGCTCTTTTTTGAGGAGATGGCCGCCATGGAGTAA